The Ignavibacteriales bacterium sequence TTCACAATTTTTAATCTAACGAGATAGCTCTTTGAGAATATATTAGAATTATAAAATAAGTACAGTAAGTGACCGGCAAATGATATCACAAAGATGACAGATATGAGGAGATATCAGACGAGATATTAAGAATGCAGCTTAAAAATGGTGCCAGTCAGTGGTCGAACACGAAGTTCTTTAAATTATTTAACAAACAATTTTCCTCGTGATCTTTGAGGGGGATATCTTACCATTGAAATGTGCTCTACGATAATTTGCTCAATTAGAACAACAATTAATCATTCAATCTTGCTCTCACATTTTTTTAAAATATTTTATCAATTCATTGATAGAAGAAAACTGATGTGATTCCGAATTTATTTCAAGATTCCAGAAAAGTCTGTCGTTAACTTTTTCTATTTGAATTTCTGCAGCTATCTTTTGGTCTCCTTCTGTAGAGATACCAATTCTTTCAAGGGCACGTTCAGTCCAGATAACTTCAAGTTGATCCCCCTTAACATTAATTCTTGTATCAGTTGCTCGGTCAATCTTAAAGATTCCTCTTTGAGGATAAAATTTGACTTCTTTTTTATTGAATGCTTTCTCGAAATGACCGTTAATGACGAGGTCTTCGGGGGCATCAACTTCAATTCTTTGGTCTTTCGTGATTAACCAAATAACATCAGCCGTCTGTAAAGCAAGATCAAGATCGTGAGAAGAAAAAATTATCGCTTTGTTAAATTGTCTTGTCATGGATTTGATCAGATCCAATATTTCAATTCTTGTTGGTATATCAAGATAAGCGGTTGGTTCATCCAATAAAATCAAGGGTGTGTCCTGTGCTAAAGCTCTTGCAATCATAACTTTCTGTTTGAACCCATCACTTAGTTCTGTAAATAATTTGCTCTTGTATGGTGTCAAGCCGGTTATATCCAGTATATGATTGATTATTTTAAAATCGTTCTCGGTTAACATACCGAGCCAATTGTTATGTGGATAACGACCCATGCTAACTAAAGAAAATACAGAAATCCCATCTGCACTTAAGTTCTCTGTTAAAACAATACTAAGAACTTTAGCGAGTTGAGGTCTTTCGAATGATTTAATTGATTTGTTCTCAATATATATGTCGCCTAAAATCGGTTTTTGTACACCCGTTAAAGTTCTTAACAATGTTGATTTCCCGCATCCGTTCGATCCGAGTAGACAGATCAATTCCCCTCTTTCAACAGATAAATTTAATCCATCTAAAAGAATGTAATCATTAGATTTTTTTACTTTATATCCAACAGCTAAATTTTTAGTAAATAATATTGGATTCGGTTCTGGCATTTTAATCCATTGCAATTGTGTGTTTAATTTTTCGCTGTTGAAGAATAATCCACATCACGACCGGTGCACCAACAAGAGAAGTTACAATGTTGATCGGAATAGTTTGATCATTCCAAATCAATTGCGAAATTATATCACAAAAAAGCGCAAGACTGCTGCCAACCAACGCTACAGCGGGAATAAGAATTTTATGATCATATTCATTCATCATTTTTCTTGTCATATGAGGGACTGCTATTCCGATAAAAGCGATGGGACCGCAAAATGCCGTAATAACTCCGCCAAGAATTCCAACAATTACTATTATCAATAATCTTATTACTTTTAAATTCATCCCCATGCTAACAGCATAATTTTCACCAAGTAAAAAAAGATTCAGCGATTTTGATAAAAGAAAAGCTATAGTTAAACCGAATAGAATGGTAGGGATTAATATTAATAGATCACTCCAAATTACATTCCCAAAATTTCCCATTCCCCATATTACAAATCCTTGCAGAGCTTCCGGCGAACTAAAATATTTTAGAATGCTCTCAAAAGCACCAATTATGTATCCGAGCATTAAACCGAAAATTAGCAAAGTTATATTGCTGCTTATTTTTTTTGAAATAAATGTAATTAACACCAAAATAACCGATGCACCAATTCCGGCGGCAACAGTAGTACTAAGTTTGTTAAAAATATTACTCAAGAAAAAAAGATTTAAGCCCAAGAAATTAGCAGTTAAAATCACCAACGCAACTCCAAGACTTGCGCCGGAACTAATTCCGAGAACAAATGGATCCGCCAGCGGGTTTCTAAAAAATGTTTGCATCAATAATCCGCTTACCGACAAAGCGCTTCCTGCTAAAACGGCAGTGATTGCTTTGGGAATTCTAAATGCTGTTATAATTGTTGCCCACGTTGAATTCCTTGAAGAGGAACCGGTTATAATATTAAATGCGTCCATAATTGGAATTCTTACCGAACCTAATAGAATATCGAAGAAGAAAAAAATCCCCAGCAATAACAAGAAAAATGTGAACGTGATTTTATTTCTACTCAGCAGGGTCATTAATTATCCAAGAGTTTTTTAT is a genomic window containing:
- a CDS encoding ABC transporter ATP-binding protein; its protein translation is MPEPNPILFTKNLAVGYKVKKSNDYILLDGLNLSVERGELICLLGSNGCGKSTLLRTLTGVQKPILGDIYIENKSIKSFERPQLAKVLSIVLTENLSADGISVFSLVSMGRYPHNNWLGMLTENDFKIINHILDITGLTPYKSKLFTELSDGFKQKVMIARALAQDTPLILLDEPTAYLDIPTRIEILDLIKSMTRQFNKAIIFSSHDLDLALQTADVIWLITKDQRIEVDAPEDLVINGHFEKAFNKKEVKFYPQRGIFKIDRATDTRINVKGDQLEVIWTERALERIGISTEGDQKIAAEIQIEKVNDRLFWNLEINSESHQFSSINELIKYFKKM
- a CDS encoding iron ABC transporter permease, which produces MTLLSRNKITFTFFLLLLGIFFFFDILLGSVRIPIMDAFNIITGSSSRNSTWATIITAFRIPKAITAVLAGSALSVSGLLMQTFFRNPLADPFVLGISSGASLGVALVILTANFLGLNLFFLSNIFNKLSTTVAAGIGASVILVLITFISKKISSNITLLIFGLMLGYIIGAFESILKYFSSPEALQGFVIWGMGNFGNVIWSDLLILIPTILFGLTIAFLLSKSLNLFLLGENYAVSMGMNLKVIRLLIIVIVGILGGVITAFCGPIAFIGIAVPHMTRKMMNEYDHKILIPAVALVGSSLALFCDIISQLIWNDQTIPINIVTSLVGAPVVMWIILQQRKIKHTIAMD